A segment of the Sphingopyxis sp. OAS728 genome:
ATTCGGCTCTGGTGCCACGAGCGCGAAAGCATGTCGGTCTTCGCGGGCGCGGGCGGGCGGTCGACGCCGCCGTAATCCGCCGGGAGCAGGAGCGCCTCGCTGTTGCGGGGGATCGCCTTCAGCTGAGCTATGATGGTTTTGGGATTGGCCCCGCTTTGCATCGCGGCGACTTTCTCGGTCCGTGACACCAGCCCGGCGGTGAGCGCGCCGAGCGCGGTGAGTTTCATGATGTCGCGGCGACTCTTGGCGAAGCTCGTCATCGGTTGCGATCCTTGTCTGTATGGGACGCAGTTGCGGCCCAGGGGGGTACTTCCGGCTTATCGGGCTGCGAGACCTAAAGGCCGACGACACAGCCTGCGCCGATGGCCGGCGGTGTGGGGTCGAGCAGTTTGCGCAGCCCGAAGGTGTGTCCCGGACCCTGAATCGTGTGATGGGTCGTATCCGCGAGCGCGCGTGCGAACACCCTGTCACCCCGGCCGGCAGCGGCGACATATTCGGCAAGGATCTCAACGTTGCGCGTCATATTATACTTTGCCTCCGAGACCGTTTGTTCGAGGGCTCCGGCAAGCGCCACGGTGTGCGGGAAGGCTGCGCCTCTTTGCAGGGCTTCTTTCAATTGCCTCAGCACAAGATTCTTGTCGAACCACAGCGAGGGGCTAAGCGCGAGCAGATTGGCGAACAGATCGGGTTGCTGAACTGCCGTGTCGAGGACGAAGAGGCCGCCGAACGAGTGGCCGACCAGCGTCGATTGCGCGGCGTCGACTTCGAACTCGCTTTCGATGAGCGGCTTGACCTTGGTCGCGATAAAGGCGCGGAACTCGGCGGCGCCGCCAAAACGTCTGCCGTCCGACGGGCCGTTGGCGCTGGGTGTCAGATCGAGGGCCCGTCGGCCCGCCTTGTCGGCCTTTTCGGCGTCGGCATAAGCGATGCCGACAATCAGGCAGGGCGGCACGGAACCGCCCCACTGCATCATTCGGGTCAGTCCCAGGACAATCGGAAAATTCTCGGTGCCGTCGAGGACATAGATGGGGACGGGCTTGCGGCCGCGGATCATGAGCGGGAGGCCCTCCTCGATCGGATGCGGATGTCCGATCTGGATCCGGAATTGCTGCCCACCGGGGCCTACCAACATGCGCTCCTCGCTGCGGTCGATCCCGGCCAATTTGGGCGCTGCCGCGGTTTTGCTGCGGGCGTGCGCGGTGGCGGGTGCAGCCGCCGTAGCCGCTGCGGCGACGCCGAGCAGGATGTTGCGTCGCGATACGTCGGGAAGGTCCAACTTAAATCTCCCTTGGAAATTGATATTGTGGTTTCGGCGTCATGCTTCGCCCGCCGGACCGATACGGCCAGTTGGCGCGGCCACAATGCGACCGTCTGCGGCTTCGCGGCGCGAATGGAGCGCCGACCGCAGCATCAGGACGGCAGCGTAGACGACAACGACGACGACGCCCCACCGAAGCGCGTAAAGCGGAAGCGACTTGATGAGATAGGCCGCGAGCAGCACTGCCGGCGCTCCGCCGATGGCCATCCCGGTGACAAGGCCGAGGTCGATCGGCCGCTTGCGGACAATCGTCGTCCCGCTTGCGACGAAGATGAAAGCGGCGGACCCCATCATGATCGGGAAGGCCGCGAGCGGATCCATGCCGAGCAGACTGAGCACGATCAATGTCGGCGCGAAACTGCCGATGCCGAGGTTGGTGAGAATACCGAGCAGGAAGGAAAAAGCGACGACCAGGATGAGCTGGGGGACCGGCAATGCGGTCGCCGCGCCGCCGCCCGGCAGGAGGGCGAGATTCGAGAGGGCATAGAGCGTGCCCGCAATGAGAAGGCCGACGCCGATCGTCGTCTGGATCGCCTGCACGGGCAGGCGCGGGGCGACGACAACTCCCGCGATCGCTCCGAGGCTCGATGCCACGATGCAGGAAAAGAGCAGGAGCGGATCGACCTCGACCGATATGATATAGACGAAGGCCTCCACGACCGTCGCGATCGTATAACCAACGATCATCGTCGACGGGATCATTTCGTCGGGGGTGAGACGCCTGATCTTGAGATAGGCCGTGGAAGGAGCGAAGGAACCGATCCCGAGGGCATCGAAGAAGTTTGCTACGGCGCTGAGGGCAATCCCCTCGACGCGCGGTCGCACGGGGGCCAGCCGCCACCTTCGCACCAGCAGGGCCGTGAATACGATCGCCGCAGCGCCGAGGACCGTGAGAAGCACGTCTACCAGCTGCATGGCATAGATCCTTTACGGCTTTCAGATGTCACGGCTTTCCCGCGGGTCTTTGCCCCGCAGCCGATTGCGACAGAGCTACCAGCCACAACGTTCACCGGCATTTTCCTTATCGAGCCATTGCTTCAACGGCTGAAAATAGGCGAGCATGGCCCGCGGATCGGCATCGGACGAGCCGGTAAACATCTCCAGTGCCTCGGAATTCGGACTCGACCCACCGAGAGCCAGCGTCTTGCGCAATTTCTCGCCGACCTCTTTGTTGCCGTAAATCGAACAGCGATGAAGCGGGCCCTTCCACTTGGCGATGCGGCAGGCGGCCTCGTGAAACTGATACTGGTAGAGGCGCGCCTTCAGATAGCTGATGTACGGCACATTTTCGGGAACATGATATTTGGCCCCCGCATCGAACCCGTCGTCGGGGCGCGGCCGCGGAGGAACCATTCCCTGATATTCGCCCACGAGCTTCCACCAGCTCCGGTTGTATTCGTCGGGGGATATCTTGCCCGCGAGCACGTTCCATCGCCATTTGTCGAGCGCGATGGCGAAGGGCAGGAGGGGTAACTTATCGAGCGCGATCTGGAGCAGCTGCCCGATATCGTCGCCTTCCGCGGCATCTCCCGGGAGGACGCCGATGGTCTTGTAATAGGCCGGCGATGTCGCGGAGAGGGCAATGAAGTCGCCGATACCTTCGTGGAATCCCTCGTCCGCGCCCCTGCGGAACAGGAAGGGCTGGTCGGCGTAGGAGAGGTTGTAGAAATCGTGCCCGAGCTCATGGTAGATCGTGGTGAACTGCGATCGGGTGACGCGAATGCACATCTTGATGCGCACGTCGGTTCCATTGTCGATTGTCCAGGCCGAAGGATTGCAGTCGACCGATCGGTCGCTCGGCTTTACGAATTGCGATGATGTCCAGAAGCTCGCCGGCAGGGGATCGAAGCCAAGCGAAACGTAGAAATTCTCGGCCGTTTTGACCATTTGCTCCGGGTCATAATTCGCTTTCTGGAGGTAGACATCGATATCCGGCCGATCGAGTGGGCCCGGCTTTGCGATGTCGAACAGATTGCCCCAGTTCTGGCCCCACATATTGCCGAGCAGGTGGGCCCGAATGGGGCCGGTGCGCGGTTGAACGGTCGGCCCGTATCGCTCTGAGAGCTTCTTGCGCATGAAGCAATGCAGCGCCGCGTAAAGAGGACGCAGCCTGTCCCAGTCGGCATCGATTTCCGCTTCGACCTGCGCTGGGCTGCGATCATAGCCCGATCGCCACAATTCGCCCATGTCCGCATAGCCAAGGTCGCGCGCGCCCTGGTTGGCGAGGGCCGCCATGGCGACATAGTCGGGCTTGAGCTTCTTCGCACTGTCGCGCCAACCTTCCCAGAGTTGTCGCGCCTCTTCGGGGTCACGTGTCTTTGCGAGCAGCGCTTCGGCATCTCCGAGCGAGAGCGTCTGCCCTTGGTAGACGAAGGATCCCGTCGCATACTGACCGCTCAGCGATGTCTGAAGCGCAGCCAGACGCGACGCCGCGCCCGCTTCCGCAGGAGGCGGAACGGTGGTCATGCGCTTGAGCACATCCAGCTTCCTCCGCTCGACAGGTGTGGCGGAAGCCTGGTCTAGGCTCGTGGCTTCCCTGGCGATGCGCAAGGTGAGGGTAGCGAGGCGCTCGCGGGCAAGGCTGCTGAGCCATTGGGTGTCGGGCGTAATATTCGTTGCATGGACCCAGTCCGCGCGGCTCGACTCCTGCGTGGCGGCATCGAGTTCTTCTTCTGCCTGTGCAAGAAAGGTGCCGATCGTTACCGGAGAGGCGAGGGGCGACTGCGTTTCCGCGCCGAAGACCGGATTTAAGGAACCTGCGAGCGCGAAAAACGCCAAGCAGCTGAGTGAAGTCAGCGCCTTGAGCGAGCCCTTCGTGGTCATACGCGTTTTCCTCCCACCGCCCATAGCGATTGGACGATATGTCCTAACAGTTGCCTATATGTCAATACCGGGACAAAGAGGAAATCGGATCACGAGAGGGTGTGCACCGCTATAGCGAGGACTTGCGATGATCTTGGGCAAAAGGAATGACGCCGTCGCCGTCCTTGGCCTCCGCCTCGGAGCCGACGCAAAGGATCCTTGCGGGCCCGTCTCCAACATTGACGTAGGCATGGCCCACCTTGCTGTCGAAGAAGACGCTCTCGCCGGCCTTGAGGCGGAGCGGCGCGTAAATCTCGGTGTGAAGCTCGATCTCGCCTTCAAGAATATAGGCGAGTTCGTCGCCCTCGTGGCGGACGAACTCCTCGAACTCGTCGATGCTCCGCGCGTGAATATCCATGAGGACCGGCGTGAACCGCTTTCCTATGAGGTCATGCGCCAGATATTCATAGGTATAGACGCCTGCACCAATTTCGAAACCGTCGCCGCCGCGGTGGACGCTGCGGCGCCCCGCGAACTGAGCCACCGGCTGCTTGGCCGGGCCGGATGTAAAGAGCCGGGATATGTCCACCGACAGCGCTTCCGCCAGTTGCACAAGCTTGTCATAAGTCAGCGAGCGCTGGCCATTCTCGATCTTCGAAAGGCTGGATACGGATAGGCCCGTCGCGGTTGCCATATCGGAAAGGCTCCAATTGCGCTCTTTCCGAATCGACCTCAGGGCAGACCCTAGGCTCGTTCGCTCGTTGTTGATGTTAGCGGCGGTGGCCAAATCCTTGCTCCCTCGTCTAAGCGGCGCGTGAATCCGTGCGCGGCCAACACTCTGTCCACAAAACAGCGCCCGGACAATTCGCTAGAATGTATAGGTTTCCACCTCGTTTAGACAAGGTGTTTCGTCAAAATATGTCCAATATGGAAAATTCACTGGACATAATGTCACATTTTTGACAGGAGTCGCCGCGAACACGATGGGAGGTTTCGTGATGACCAAGATTGCAAGCTCAGTTCGGATTTTTGCCGCCTCGCGGAGGCCTCGCCTGTCGACCGCCCTGTTGCTCGCGTCGGGAGCGAGCCTTGCGGCGATGGTCCCCGGCGCAGCCTACGCCCAGGCCGCGCCTGAGGCGCCGGCAGCGGACTCGGCCGAATTTCAGGACTCGAACGATATCGTCGTGACCGCCTCGAAGCGGAACGAAAACCTCTCGAATGTCGGGTCGTCGATCACCGCCCTCAGCGGCGATCGATTGTCGGAACTTGGCATCTCGTCCTTTCAGGATTTCTCGCGCCTGACCCCCGGCCTGTCATTTCAGGCTGTGGCACCGGGCCGCACCCAGATCAGCATTCGCGGCATCAACGTCGGGACGACGCAACCGAGCAGCTCGGTCGCCCAATATCTCGATGAGACCCCCATCACCGCAGCTGCGACAGCTGCGCTGGCGGGTGAGCTCAATCCCGATCTCGACCCGTTTGACATGAGCCGGATTGAAGTTCTCAAAGGTCCTCAGGGAACGCTCTACGGCGCTAATGCGCTCGGCGGCGTGATCAAATATGTCACCAATGCTCCCGATTTCGGGGGCTTCGCTGCCGCGGTAGAGGCGAGCGTCGGTTCGGTCCACAAGGGTGGCACGGACTACTCCGGGAAGGCGATGGTGAATGTGCCGATCGCCGACTGGGCCGCCCTTCGCGTCGTGGGCAATTATCGCAAGGATGCCGGATTCATCGACAATGTGGCCCTCGGCGACGACGACGTGAACTTCGCCAAGAACCGCGGCGGCCGCGCCACCCTCGAGTTGCGGCCGGTCGACGATCTCGTGATCAAGCTCAGCGCATTCACGCAGCGACTAAACGTCGGCGGTGAGTCCTCGGTCGATGCGATCCGAAATACACTCACGCCGGCCTTCGGCGACCTCACGCAGTCGCGCCCGCTCCCCGAGTTCATCCGCGATCGCTTCAATCTCTACAATGCGACGATCAGCTACGATTTCGGCTTCGCTACCCTGTTCTCGACATCGAGCTGGACGGATCAGAAATATCGGCGGGCTTCGAACGGTCCGTCCTTCACGGCAGGTACACGGATTTCGTCGGAAGGTGCGGGCGAGAACAAGAAGTTCGTGCAGGAAATCCGCCTGCAGTCCGAGAGTGCTGACCAGCATGGTTTCGAATGGCAGCTCGGCGCCTATTATACGAACGAGCGGTACAATCGCACGTCGACCGACTTTATCGTCGACCTTAACACGCAGGCCACGACGGTCGACTTCTTCAGCGGCACGATCGCAAAATATGAGGAAAAGGCTGCCTTCGCCAACGCGACCTACTATTTCGGACCGAGCTTCGACATCGCTGCCGGTGTCCGCTACAGCGAAAACAAGCAGGACGGGCAGGGCTATGGTGGCGACGGCCAGTTCAACGGCCGGATGGGCTCATCACGCGACGATGCGATCACCTGGACCGTCACCGGCCGCTACCATCCGACCGAAGATGTGATGCTCTACGGGAACGTCTCGCGCGGCTATCGCGCCGGCGGCCCGAATTTCTTCCGGGTCGGGCAAGTCATCCCGTTCGAGTTCGAGCCCGAGGAACTGACCAATTACGAGCTCGGGTTGAAGGCGAGCACCGCGGACAACAGGCTGCATTTCAACCTTGCCGGCTTCTATATAAAATGGTCGTCGATCCAGCTGCCGCTGATCGTCGACTTCCAGACATTCCGCGGCAACAATGGCAAAGCGGAGAGCAAGGGCTTCGAAGCATCGGCGAGCTATACGCCGATCGATGGCCTGACCTTCGCGGGGACGCTCGCCTATACAGACGCGAGCATCACCACCGACGAGCGCGCCGGTGTCGGTGCCGCGCCCGGCGAGCGCATGGCGGGTACGCCGCGTTGGAGCGGCTCGCTGACTGCCGATTATGAATGGGCTCTTAGCAGCAACCTCGACGGTTTCGTCGGAAGCACCTTCACGGGCAGCTCTAATCGACCGAACAGCTATATCGCCAGCGTCAACACCCCCTATGTGCTGATCCCCGGCTTTACGACGCTCGCGCTTCGCGCCGGTGTCAAAACCGACACGGCGACATTCACGCTTGCGGTCGATAACCTCTTCGACAAGCGCGGAATCACCGATGACTATACGTTCCCCCGCTTTTACGGCGAGACCTTCGGCGGTCTGGGCACCTACTATGACAATTTGGGAACGATCCGGCCTCGCACGATCAAGGCCACCGTCAGCCTGAAGATCTAGCTTCGGGCCGACGAGGCAGGGCATGATGTGAAAAGGGGAGGCGGAGAGCTTGCTTCATCTGGGTGCAGGCCAGCTCGGCCAAATTTTCCAGCGGATCGATCTGGTGGAACTGTTGGTAGAGGCGTTCAAGACGGCGGAGAAACCTCCCCTTCGGCAACGAATCGGCACGTCGGGAGGCGGGGAGCTTCTCGTCATGCCGGCCTTCTCCGACGGGTTCTCGGGCGTGAAGATCCTGACTGTCACGCCCGAGAACAGCGGAACAGGGCGCCCGCCGATCCAGGGTCTCTTTGCTCTCTTCGATACCGCAACCGGCGCGCCGCTCGCGACTTTCGATGCAGAAGCGCTGACGGGCTATCGCACTGCCGCCGTTTCGGCGATGGCTGCCAGCAGGCTCGCCAGAGCGGACGCCACCAAACTTGCGCTCTTGGGATCGGGTCATCTGATTCCCTATCTCGCATCTTCCCATGCTTCGGTTCGGCCTATCGGCGAGGTCAAAGTCTGGGCACGCAACGCCGAGCGAGGCGAGCGGGCTGTCGAGTGCATTCGGAGCAGACTTCCGAATGTCGAAACCAGTTTTGTGACAGATATCGAGGCCGCCGTCGGGTGGGCCGACATCGTGTGCTCGGCCACACGATCAACTGTTCCCCTGATCCTCGGGAGCTGGCTTCGCGAGGGCGCTCACGTCGATCTGGTGGGCGGATATCGTCCCGATATGCGCGAAATCGACGCCGATGGAGTGGCGACGTCGCGTGTCTTCGTTGACACGGTTGAAGGAGTTCTGGCGGAGGCGGGCGATCTGATCGTGCCTTTGCGCGAAGGCCGGATCACCAACGATGCGATTTTGGGCGATTTGGCCGATCTGGCTTCCTCTCCTCTTCACCGTCAAGGGGAGTATGAAGTTACCCTATTTAAGTCGGTCGGCACTGCTGCCGCGGATCTGGTGGTCGCTGCAGCAGCTTGGACGGCCTATCGCGACGCTTCGCTAAGAACGCTCGCGCAGTAATCTCGAATCCAGCGTAGCGGCTGAGAGGGCAGCTATTCCCTCGATCGGGACCGAAAGCGGACAGTCGACTATCGGCCAGTTTTGGCACTGAGGTCGAGCTGGGATTTGAGTGAGAGTGTTGAACGGCAGTCGGTCCGCTCCGTTTGCGCACCGTTGATCGATGCGGTGAAAATATGCGCCAGATCGGATCAAATAGCTGATCACGATAGCAGGGCTTTAATCCGGCGCTAATTGGTTCGGAATATCAGCCGCCGACAGTTTTTGTCGGGGGACGAACAATGAAGCGGGTAGTATTTATAATCGCGTTGCTTGGAATATCGACGACCATCGCTCAAGGCGCCATGGCAAAAGAGAAATTTCTCATCCAGCCAGTTCAGGTCGGGAACGAGACCGTCCGCTATGATCAGGGCGTCGCGACGGTCGAGCTTTTCAATCGACAAGGCTCAGTCCAGATCCAGCCCATGCCGGTCGATCACGGAAGTCTGGCCTTCTTCGTCGGCGTTTACAATGCCGGCCAGCTACCCGCCAATATCGACATCACCAATTTCTCTATTAACGCCGGTGGGCAGCCTCTCGCCATCTTTTCGCGACAAGACCTCGAGAAGAAGGCGAAGAACCGTGCGATGTGGACGCAGATCGGCATCGCCGCGCTCGGTGGCCTCGCGGCGGCGGGCGCTGCCAGCCAGCGTGACACCTATCACAGCAGTTTTTACACGCCGCGCGGATCCTATCATGGATATTACAGTGCCCCGAGCGCCTACGGGCAAATCCAGGCGGCCGCCATCACCGCCGGAACGGGCTACGCGATCTACAATGTCCAGCAACGCCTCGATCAAACGCGCCGCGAACTGGCGAACAGCGTCGTGCAGCTTTCGACCATCGATCCGGATCGGAGCTATGGCGGGAAGATTGTGTTGGCGAAAATCAAGGACAAGACGCTTCCCAAGATCGTGACGATCAATCTCGACTGGAACGGCGAGCGCTATCCCTTTTCTTTTCGGCTCGTGAAACCGGGAACGCCAGCTCCGATCTATACCAACCTTGCTCCCGTCGCACAGGAACCGCCTGTTGATGGGGTGTCTGGCGGCGCTGTGAGTGCGGGAGCAGTTGTCGAAACGGGCTCGGCAATATCGGCGACAGGTGCAAGCGCGCCAGTACAGATTTCACCGGTGGATCTCGATGCGGAATTGGCAAGCGCCGCGCGAACCATGAAAACCCCGATTTCCTTTATGGAGAAAACGACTGTCTCCAAGGTTCGGGCTGACGGAAACAGCCTCGTCATGACCGCCCTGGTGGATCAGAAGGGCGCCGCCGTGACAGAAAACGGCCGGCGACAGATCATCCGCAGGATTTGCGAGACAAATCCCGCGCTTCTGAAGGCGGGGGCGACAGTCCGCATAGATTTGTTCGAAGGGTTAAACGCGCGCGGCCCGGCATTCGATTCGGTGGCGGCGACACGCAAAGACTGCTCAATCTGACCTGGCTGCTCATAAGACCATGCTAAAAATGATCTTCTTCATCGCGGCTCTATTGCCCTTGGCCGCCGGGGCCCACCCCGGCGGGCTCGCTGCCGATGGTTGTCACAATGATCGGAAAAACGGCGGCCGCCATTGCCATCGGTCTCCAGGGCAGGGTGCTCCGCCCGCCGAGCGCCGCCAGCGCCTGTCAGGCGGGAGCGCCTATTACGCGAACTGTACCGCCGCGCGCGCTGCTGGCGCAGCGCCCGTCAGACGCGGCGATCCGGGCTATGCCCGACATCTTGATCGCGACAGTGATGGGGTAGGTTGCGAGTAATAGTATGGACGTAGTCGAAGGGGAGCGGCCGCTTTTGCGACTTGGCTGCAAAAAGTTGACGTTCCGCTCTCGGCCAGCTCCAGCAGCTATGTTACCCCGACGCCTCAGAAAAATCGCATCACGATCATGAGGGCGATGATGCTGCCTGTTGCCAATCCGATTAGCGTTCCAGCAGCGATGCCGCGATTGAGAATCCGGCGTTCCACCTTGTTCATTTCCCGTCTCCTTTCCAAGCATTTTTCCACAAGCAACGCGGGTCGGCAACGGGTTGTTTCAAGTCTACCAACCAAGAAGGTTGACGAAGGTCCGCTACCGCGAAATGAATCCTGAATCCTGAAGCCTGCCCGACCGAAATCGGCCAAAGTTAGCGATGGCATCTGCTGGCGAGATCGCGAGCGGCCTCACCGTTCAGAATGGGGTGGAAAGCGGAACAGCCAGTTTTGGCCAAGGCGCCGGCTTGCGAAGCAACGCATCTGCCGCGGTGGGCTCTGCGCAGTTCAATCAACGGCGAAGACGATCTGTGCCAGCCTTGATCGGCCACCGCGAGAAACTCCCGACTATTGTAAGGTTTGCGTGATCCGTGGCATTGAACCATTCCGGGTATGCGGTGCAAAGCTAGAAAGAGAGTCCCTATGCAGTTGGCTAAGCGGGGATGGGCGTTTGCTCGAATATTGCTCGGCTTGTTCTTTATATATGCCCCTTTGATGGTGATTATCCAGTTCGATGGGCAGAATCCGCCCGAGACGGTGGCGGCGGCAAGCGACTTCGCGTTGGCCCTGGACAGGACCGGGTTCATGAACCCACTTATCATCGCGACAATGCTGGCGGGCGGCGTCGCGTTGTTGTTCCAACGCAGCGCGCCGATGGGCTTGATCCTGCTTGGTCCGTCAATTGTTGTTATTGCAGGTTTTCATTGGTTCCTGACCGGCAAGTTCGTGTGGGGTAGCGTCTGGCCTATATGGTTCTCTCTACTGGTCTGGCACAATCGGCGTATCTTTGCCCGGCTTTGGAATCCAGATCAGCGGCAACCCTAGCCACCCAACGCGGAAAAGAATGTCCGCCGGAGCGATGCCGGTCCTTACATCAAGATCGGCAGCGAATGGCCGAAACGGGGTGGAAAGCGGGCCATGACCCCCGTAAGCAATGCCGATGTTTGTGATCGAAGATGAATGGCACGCGGAGTGGATCGGCGAATTTTCCAGCCGCGATGAAGCGATTGAAGAACTCAAGCGCTTGGCCGAGCTATCTTGGGATCAAAAGCCGAACCTGTGCCCGTGCACGAGTTGGCGAACCTGCGGTCGGCGTTATCATCTGGTTGAGTTTGATACAGCTGGCGAACCGTGGCGCAGCCTCAGCGATGAGGCAATTCTTGAGGTTTCAGCCAAAGAAACCGCGTGGCTCCAGAATACGGATGTGAAAGGGTAACGTCCGCAATCGGTCGATTCCGGTCGCGGCAAAGCTGCGCGCCGCTAACGTCCGCTTCTCTCAATTTTGGCCTTAAGGCTGCCCGTCCGCGGTCGGCCAGAGTCGGCGGTCTCGGCGACTGGCGTGACGGCTGGTGCCTCCAATGGCAGTAATGGGGTGGATTGCTAAACGACCGGTTTTGAGGAATTATCGCCTGATACGGGAGGCGTCTTGAGGCAGCTAATGGCAAGTCGGCAAAAGGTTACTCGTGCCTTCCTCTGGCTCGCCGTCCTTGCCGGGGGGCCGCTACTGGGTGCGAAATTATTCGATCTACTGGTCTTGGCGGGTGCGTGGGCCGCGTCTCCGCCCGCGTCGCTTGCCATGATGCCCTATGGCAAAGCATGGCCCGTCGATACCGGCGCCTTCTTTATCCCGCTTTCCGCCGCAATGCTGATCGCAGGGTTCGGTGCACTTGCTGCCGGATGGCGCACTCCATGGCACTACCGCTGGATGCTATGCCTCCCCTCGATCGGTATCTTGCTCCTGCTTATACTGACCGTGGCGGCGTTCTGGCCGATGAACGCAGCGCTATATTATCATGGTGTTCACTCACCCAAGGACACGATTACGGACGCCCAATCGATTGTCATGACCAAGCAATGGATCGCCTTGGATTGGTTGCGCGTCGCAGGCGCAGGCGTCGCCTTCGTTGCACCGTTGCGAGCGCTGACATTACCTTGGCCTGAGGAGCTCGCACCACAAGACCCACTCATTGTGCGAATAATGCTAGCTATTACCTTGGCCGGCGTGGGAGCGTTTGCCATATGGTTCATGTCAAACTTGTGACAAAGCTGTCGTCGCAAGCTGTGACAGTCCACCTCGCGCGTAGAACGTCTGCTTCCCTCGGTTGACCGTCTTGAAGCTGCCAGTCCGAAATCGGCCACTAGCTGTCATTCTCGCTCCACCGGCCACGAATGTCCGCTTCTCTAGGTTCTCAGCTGCGAAGCTGCCAGTCCGAAACCGGCCAAGCGGCGCCGCGAGAAGCGCGGTTCGTTCGATGACGGCGAAATGCCGTCGCGCTCATCGTCCGCTGTAAGGCTCACCTCTTCGGGTTCGCGCGCCGATCAGCACCCGGGGCATGTTTCCTCGTTCACGAACTGTGAGAAAGACGAGGTAGGGAAGCAGGAAACCCGCGCCTCCGAAAAAGGCGATGAGCGCGAGGAGCAGGGCGATCGCACTGAATCCATTCCGCCAAGCCGTCCAAAGCGCAGAGAGGATGAGAAAGCAGAGAAAATCGAGGTTGAACTGCCCGGGCCATCCCAGCTTCGCTACGTCTCCGAAAAAGATCGGTAACAATCCAAGGCCGTGGCGGGAAATGACTACAGCGGTGTAGGCGGCCAGCGCCAGCCAAAGGATGATCAAAAAACTACGAAACGACCCCATCGACGACAATCTGCCACGAGAATGTTAAGGCTGCAATCGCGGCTTTGAGTCCGCGACTGGATCATGCCAAATTTCTACTTTCATGCGACGATGGCTTACGCGCCGCTGCGCAACGCAGGTCTTGCCATAGGCAAGATGGATTTCATGCCGCACATGGCCCGTCACCAAGTCGCGCCC
Coding sequences within it:
- a CDS encoding ornithine cyclodeaminase family protein, producing the protein MLHLGAGQLGQIFQRIDLVELLVEAFKTAEKPPLRQRIGTSGGGELLVMPAFSDGFSGVKILTVTPENSGTGRPPIQGLFALFDTATGAPLATFDAEALTGYRTAAVSAMAASRLARADATKLALLGSGHLIPYLASSHASVRPIGEVKVWARNAERGERAVECIRSRLPNVETSFVTDIEAAVGWADIVCSATRSTVPLILGSWLREGAHVDLVGGYRPDMREIDADGVATSRVFVDTVEGVLAEAGDLIVPLREGRITNDAILGDLADLASSPLHRQGEYEVTLFKSVGTAAADLVVAAAAWTAYRDASLRTLAQ
- a CDS encoding TonB-dependent receptor → MTKIASSVRIFAASRRPRLSTALLLASGASLAAMVPGAAYAQAAPEAPAADSAEFQDSNDIVVTASKRNENLSNVGSSITALSGDRLSELGISSFQDFSRLTPGLSFQAVAPGRTQISIRGINVGTTQPSSSVAQYLDETPITAAATAALAGELNPDLDPFDMSRIEVLKGPQGTLYGANALGGVIKYVTNAPDFGGFAAAVEASVGSVHKGGTDYSGKAMVNVPIADWAALRVVGNYRKDAGFIDNVALGDDDVNFAKNRGGRATLELRPVDDLVIKLSAFTQRLNVGGESSVDAIRNTLTPAFGDLTQSRPLPEFIRDRFNLYNATISYDFGFATLFSTSSWTDQKYRRASNGPSFTAGTRISSEGAGENKKFVQEIRLQSESADQHGFEWQLGAYYTNERYNRTSTDFIVDLNTQATTVDFFSGTIAKYEEKAAFANATYYFGPSFDIAAGVRYSENKQDGQGYGGDGQFNGRMGSSRDDAITWTVTGRYHPTEDVMLYGNVSRGYRAGGPNFFRVGQVIPFEFEPEELTNYELGLKASTADNRLHFNLAGFYIKWSSIQLPLIVDFQTFRGNNGKAESKGFEASASYTPIDGLTFAGTLAYTDASITTDERAGVGAAPGERMAGTPRWSGSLTADYEWALSSNLDGFVGSTFTGSSNRPNSYIASVNTPYVLIPGFTTLALRAGVKTDTATFTLAVDNLFDKRGITDDYTFPRFYGETFGGLGTYYDNLGTIRPRTIKATVSLKI
- a CDS encoding M2 family metallopeptidase, encoding MTTKGSLKALTSLSCLAFFALAGSLNPVFGAETQSPLASPVTIGTFLAQAEEELDAATQESSRADWVHATNITPDTQWLSSLARERLATLTLRIAREATSLDQASATPVERRKLDVLKRMTTVPPPAEAGAASRLAALQTSLSGQYATGSFVYQGQTLSLGDAEALLAKTRDPEEARQLWEGWRDSAKKLKPDYVAMAALANQGARDLGYADMGELWRSGYDRSPAQVEAEIDADWDRLRPLYAALHCFMRKKLSERYGPTVQPRTGPIRAHLLGNMWGQNWGNLFDIAKPGPLDRPDIDVYLQKANYDPEQMVKTAENFYVSLGFDPLPASFWTSSQFVKPSDRSVDCNPSAWTIDNGTDVRIKMCIRVTRSQFTTIYHELGHDFYNLSYADQPFLFRRGADEGFHEGIGDFIALSATSPAYYKTIGVLPGDAAEGDDIGQLLQIALDKLPLLPFAIALDKWRWNVLAGKISPDEYNRSWWKLVGEYQGMVPPRPRPDDGFDAGAKYHVPENVPYISYLKARLYQYQFHEAACRIAKWKGPLHRCSIYGNKEVGEKLRKTLALGGSSPNSEALEMFTGSSDADPRAMLAYFQPLKQWLDKENAGERCGW
- a CDS encoding sulfite exporter TauE/SafE family protein — its product is MQLVDVLLTVLGAAAIVFTALLVRRWRLAPVRPRVEGIALSAVANFFDALGIGSFAPSTAYLKIRRLTPDEMIPSTMIVGYTIATVVEAFVYIISVEVDPLLLFSCIVASSLGAIAGVVVAPRLPVQAIQTTIGVGLLIAGTLYALSNLALLPGGGAATALPVPQLILVVAFSFLLGILTNLGIGSFAPTLIVLSLLGMDPLAAFPIMMGSAAFIFVASGTTIVRKRPIDLGLVTGMAIGGAPAVLLAAYLIKSLPLYALRWGVVVVVVYAAVLMLRSALHSRREAADGRIVAAPTGRIGPAGEA
- a CDS encoding alpha/beta hydrolase, which gives rise to MDLPDVSRRNILLGVAAAATAAAPATAHARSKTAAAPKLAGIDRSEERMLVGPGGQQFRIQIGHPHPIEEGLPLMIRGRKPVPIYVLDGTENFPIVLGLTRMMQWGGSVPPCLIVGIAYADAEKADKAGRRALDLTPSANGPSDGRRFGGAAEFRAFIATKVKPLIESEFEVDAAQSTLVGHSFGGLFVLDTAVQQPDLFANLLALSPSLWFDKNLVLRQLKEALQRGAAFPHTVALAGALEQTVSEAKYNMTRNVEILAEYVAAAGRGDRVFARALADTTHHTIQGPGHTFGLRKLLDPTPPAIGAGCVVGL
- a CDS encoding helix-turn-helix domain-containing protein — encoded protein: MATAANINNERTSLGSALRSIRKERNWSLSDMATATGLSVSSLSKIENGQRSLTYDKLVQLAEALSVDISRLFTSGPAKQPVAQFAGRRSVHRGGDGFEIGAGVYTYEYLAHDLIGKRFTPVLMDIHARSIDEFEEFVRHEGDELAYILEGEIELHTEIYAPLRLKAGESVFFDSKVGHAYVNVGDGPARILCVGSEAEAKDGDGVIPFAQDHRKSSL